One Natrinema halophilum genomic window carries:
- a CDS encoding metal-dependent hydrolase: protein MNKKGHVLNAVLLSIGLGYLLEPAGDVATFQTIVMIGVPVTLGALFPDVDTAFGSHRKTLHNLPILVGFVAFPYVFGNLEYVWIGVLTHYVLDVAGSKRGIALFYPVWKKEFGLPIGVTVSSKRADLMMMFVTAAELIIAGILVFRIPQWGFSMGRQLLGI from the coding sequence ATGAACAAGAAGGGGCACGTACTGAATGCCGTTCTTTTGAGTATCGGGCTTGGATATCTGCTCGAGCCGGCGGGGGACGTAGCGACGTTCCAGACGATCGTGATGATCGGCGTCCCAGTGACGTTGGGTGCGCTCTTCCCGGACGTGGACACGGCATTCGGGTCACATCGGAAGACGCTGCACAACCTTCCCATCCTGGTCGGGTTCGTGGCGTTTCCATACGTATTCGGCAATCTCGAGTACGTCTGGATCGGCGTGTTGACCCATTACGTCCTCGACGTCGCGGGGAGCAAGCGCGGGATCGCACTGTTTTACCCGGTCTGGAAGAAGGAGTTCGGATTACCGATCGGCGTCACGGTCAGCAGCAAACGAGCCGATCTCATGATGATGTTCGTTACCGCTGCCGAACTGATAATCGCCGGGATACTCGTGTTCCGGATACCCCAATGGGGGTTTTCGATGGGACGGCAGCTTC